The following are from one region of the Halosolutus amylolyticus genome:
- a CDS encoding DMT family transporter, which yields MTRYRNFGLFLALAAVWGTAFVAISAGLEYFPPVLFAALRYDVAGVLMLGYAAYAVEDWRPHGTAEWAVVGVGAVLLIAAYHAFLFVGQQHTTAAAAAILVSLSPVLTTGFARVLVPSDALSVVGVVGVVLGLAGVAVIAQPDPSNLLATDVVAKLLVFCAAGSFALGSVLTRRIDATLPIETMEAWSMLGGAAVMHVVSLGLGEPIEPGTWMQPVAIGALGYLALVASAIGFLLYFDLLDRLGAVEINMVSYVAPVFAAIAGWLFLGEVVDATTLAGFGLIAIGFVLVKRQALRDEVGHVRRQHSGE from the coding sequence GTGACTCGGTATCGCAATTTCGGACTCTTCCTGGCGCTCGCTGCAGTCTGGGGGACGGCGTTCGTCGCGATCAGCGCCGGCCTGGAGTACTTCCCGCCGGTGCTGTTCGCGGCACTGCGCTACGACGTCGCGGGCGTGCTCATGCTCGGCTACGCGGCGTACGCCGTCGAGGACTGGCGTCCGCACGGCACCGCCGAGTGGGCCGTCGTCGGCGTCGGTGCCGTGCTGTTGATCGCGGCCTATCACGCCTTCCTGTTCGTCGGACAGCAACACACGACCGCGGCCGCCGCGGCGATCCTCGTGAGCCTCTCGCCGGTGCTGACGACGGGCTTCGCGCGGGTGCTGGTTCCGAGCGACGCGCTCTCGGTCGTCGGAGTCGTCGGGGTCGTCCTCGGGCTGGCCGGCGTCGCGGTCATCGCCCAGCCGGATCCGTCGAACCTCCTGGCGACGGACGTCGTGGCGAAGCTCCTGGTCTTCTGTGCTGCGGGTTCGTTCGCGCTCGGGAGCGTCCTCACCCGGCGGATCGACGCCACGCTCCCGATCGAGACGATGGAGGCGTGGTCCATGCTCGGCGGTGCCGCGGTGATGCACGTCGTCAGTCTCGGCCTCGGCGAACCGATCGAGCCGGGGACGTGGATGCAGCCGGTCGCGATCGGTGCGCTCGGCTACCTCGCACTCGTGGCGAGTGCGATCGGTTTCCTGCTGTACTTCGACTTGCTCGATCGGCTCGGTGCCGTCGAGATCAACATGGTGTCGTACGTCGCACCGGTTTTCGCGGCGATCGCCGGCTGGCTCTTTCTCGGAGAGGTCGTCGACGCGACGACCCTCGCCGGCTTCGGCCTCATCGCGATCGGCTTCGTCCTCGTGAAACGCCAGGCGCTCCGCGACGAGGTCGGGCACGTCCGGCGTCAGCACTCGGGCGAGTGA
- a CDS encoding glycosyltransferase, with product MTPARNEADNLPAVVERVRAQEQRPACWLIVDDGSTDRTPELLETYTEEVPWISAVRLDRDASEYDSHYGPAKVISTGLEIIARDHEAEWAQCDYVGVLDCDILVRDDYFSSLQTELRSAERRGIVSGLLHERDRRDDAEGNPWGGAMLFDRQCLADIGGYPVVPSHDAVFRVKVEKRGWKTYKTPETCGLQLRSPHSARGLWNGYKREGESLYFLNYHPINALLAGVYHALRSPYYQGVAYLYGYTSSYARGREQISDPEVEEHYREERFDDLKRRIATRGRTATRAVTTRVRHLLGLNGVPSQ from the coding sequence GTGACCCCCGCACGAAACGAAGCGGATAATCTCCCGGCAGTCGTCGAACGCGTCAGAGCACAGGAACAACGGCCGGCGTGCTGGCTCATCGTCGACGACGGAAGTACCGATCGGACGCCGGAACTGCTCGAGACGTACACCGAGGAGGTGCCGTGGATTTCGGCCGTGCGACTCGACCGTGACGCGTCGGAGTACGACTCCCACTATGGACCTGCCAAGGTTATTTCGACAGGGCTCGAAATTATAGCGCGCGACCACGAAGCGGAGTGGGCACAGTGTGACTACGTCGGCGTTCTCGACTGCGACATCCTCGTCCGTGACGATTACTTTTCGTCACTGCAGACCGAACTGCGATCGGCGGAGCGACGTGGCATCGTCAGCGGCTTACTGCACGAACGCGACCGGAGAGACGACGCCGAGGGGAACCCGTGGGGCGGTGCGATGCTGTTCGACCGGCAGTGTCTCGCGGACATCGGCGGCTATCCGGTCGTTCCGTCACACGACGCGGTGTTCCGGGTCAAAGTCGAAAAACGGGGCTGGAAGACCTACAAAACGCCCGAGACGTGCGGCCTACAGCTCCGCTCTCCCCACAGTGCCCGAGGACTCTGGAACGGATACAAACGCGAGGGGGAATCGCTGTATTTCCTGAACTATCATCCGATCAACGCCTTGCTGGCGGGCGTCTACCACGCGCTCCGATCACCCTACTACCAGGGAGTTGCGTACCTGTACGGGTATACGTCGTCGTACGCACGGGGTAGAGAACAAATTTCGGATCCCGAAGTCGAAGAACACTACCGCGAGGAACGATTCGACGACCTCAAGCGCCGTATCGCCACCAGGGGTCGAACCGCGACGAGAGCTGTGACGACCCGAGTTCGACACCTGCTCGGACTGAACGGCGTTCCGTCGCAGTAA
- a CDS encoding metal-dependent hydrolase has product MLPPGHVAVGYLAYSALRRAIHGDVPPASAIPWLLLGTQLPDLIDKPLAWWFGVLPAGRSLAHSLLFAVPLLLLARRWFRRSDRPGAGEGLAVGYLSHLLVDAAPLLWSRPELASFLVWPVLPAQVRPRPAIWPPQVLFSPTELAFGLVIALVWIADGTPGLEYARWMRGRLIDR; this is encoded by the coding sequence ATGCTCCCGCCAGGACACGTCGCCGTCGGATACCTTGCTTATTCGGCCCTTCGACGAGCGATACACGGCGACGTTCCTCCCGCATCGGCGATACCGTGGCTCCTCCTCGGAACGCAACTCCCGGACCTGATCGACAAACCGCTTGCGTGGTGGTTCGGCGTCCTCCCGGCCGGCCGATCGCTCGCACACTCGCTCCTGTTCGCCGTTCCACTCCTCCTGCTCGCGAGGCGCTGGTTTCGACGAAGCGACAGACCAGGTGCTGGGGAAGGACTCGCCGTCGGCTACCTCTCGCATCTCCTCGTAGACGCAGCGCCCCTCCTCTGGAGTCGGCCGGAGTTGGCGTCGTTTCTCGTCTGGCCGGTCCTGCCGGCCCAGGTGCGACCGCGACCGGCGATCTGGCCGCCGCAGGTTCTTTTCAGCCCGACGGAACTCGCGTTCGGACTGGTTATCGCACTGGTATGGATCGCCGACGGGACGCCCGGACTCGAGTATGCGCGGTGGATGCGCGGTCGGTTGATCGACCGATAG
- a CDS encoding ABC transporter ATP-binding protein gives MTEDILRVDGLSTRFFTEQGQVNAVDDLDLRIERGEVFGIVGESGSGKSVTARSIIDLIDSPGRITDGEIRFNDPELADRVRGDHPEAVDGDFVDLQAIPERIRRSLRGTSFSMIFQDPESSFNPSITVGEQLAEAVEVQRRASANPRSTRARTQSEEYSLGNFLLSTLLPSQRYVSEESRERAIELLELVGIPDPVERADEYPHEYSGGMLQRAMIAQALAGEPDVLIADEPTTALDVTIQAQVLDLLDELQEETGMTILLITHNLGVIARMCDRVGVMYAGEIVERGTLSDVFDDQIHPYTEGLLGSIPDLEDTGSRLDPIPGNVPSLLDHEMGDRCHFADRCPKAMDECLEHPPEYPADGSAHHRARCVLAEMEYDEAKAVPEGYFDETDRPAGDKHVGAEETDDDIDERAAQHAETTGGEHQ, from the coding sequence ATGACAGAGGACATCCTACGCGTCGACGGACTCTCGACTCGCTTTTTCACCGAACAGGGGCAGGTAAACGCCGTCGACGATCTGGACCTCCGGATCGAGCGAGGGGAGGTCTTCGGCATCGTCGGCGAAAGCGGGAGCGGCAAGAGCGTAACTGCGCGCTCGATAATCGACCTGATCGACTCGCCAGGCCGGATCACGGACGGCGAGATCCGGTTCAACGACCCCGAGCTGGCCGACAGGGTCCGCGGGGACCACCCCGAGGCGGTCGACGGCGACTTCGTCGATCTTCAGGCGATCCCCGAACGGATCCGCCGCTCGCTCCGGGGCACGTCGTTCAGCATGATCTTCCAGGACCCGGAGAGCAGTTTCAATCCGAGCATCACGGTGGGCGAACAGCTCGCCGAAGCCGTCGAAGTCCAGCGCCGAGCCAGCGCGAACCCGCGATCGACGCGCGCGCGAACGCAGTCCGAGGAGTACTCGCTCGGGAACTTCCTGCTCTCGACGCTCCTCCCGTCGCAGCGATACGTCTCGGAAGAGAGCCGCGAACGGGCGATCGAACTCCTCGAACTGGTCGGCATCCCGGACCCGGTCGAGCGCGCCGACGAATATCCTCACGAGTACTCCGGGGGGATGCTCCAGCGGGCGATGATCGCCCAGGCGCTCGCGGGCGAACCCGACGTGTTGATCGCCGACGAGCCGACGACAGCACTCGACGTGACCATCCAGGCACAGGTGCTCGACCTGCTCGACGAACTCCAGGAGGAAACCGGGATGACGATCCTGTTGATCACGCACAACCTCGGCGTCATCGCGCGGATGTGCGACCGCGTCGGCGTGATGTACGCCGGTGAAATCGTCGAACGGGGGACCCTGTCGGACGTCTTCGACGACCAGATTCATCCCTACACCGAGGGACTGCTCGGATCGATCCCGGACCTCGAGGACACCGGCAGTCGACTCGACCCCATCCCGGGGAACGTTCCGAGTCTGCTCGATCACGAGATGGGGGATCGGTGTCACTTCGCCGATCGCTGCCCGAAGGCGATGGACGAGTGTCTCGAACACCCGCCGGAGTACCCCGCCGATGGGAGCGCTCACCATCGTGCTCGCTGCGTGCTCGCCGAGATGGAGTACGACGAAGCGAAGGCGGTACCCGAGGGCTATTTCGACGAGACCGATCGCCCCGCCGGAGACAAACACGTCGGGGCCGAAGAGACCGACGACGACATCGACGAACGGGCCGCACAACACGCCGAAACGACTGGAGGTGAGCACCAATGA
- a CDS encoding DUF7344 domain-containing protein — protein sequence MSQTKASRMEAACSLLAESERRYLLYQLAETERANLDALMDQIAAWKLDIPSSQVDEDLRQRIYVSMVHNHLPRLADYDIIDYDLRSGDIVLAEGFEDIRPLLDQFRQTEDEVEIRQLPPL from the coding sequence ATGAGCCAGACAAAGGCCTCGCGAATGGAGGCCGCGTGTTCCCTACTCGCCGAGTCCGAGCGCCGATATCTCCTGTATCAGCTGGCCGAAACCGAGCGGGCGAACCTCGACGCACTCATGGACCAGATCGCCGCCTGGAAACTGGACATCCCGTCCTCGCAGGTCGACGAGGACCTCAGACAGCGGATCTACGTCTCGATGGTCCACAACCACCTGCCGCGGCTCGCGGACTACGACATCATCGACTACGACCTGCGAAGCGGTGACATCGTCCTCGCGGAGGGGTTCGAGGACATCAGGCCCCTGCTCGATCAGTTCCGGCAGACGGAAGACGAGGTCGAGATTCGTCAGTTACCGCCACTCTAA
- the larC gene encoding nickel pincer cofactor biosynthesis protein LarC produces the protein MRTIAFDGRMGASGDMILAALVDAGADPDVLDPVTDALDLEYRTSETEKSGIAATGVDVVLTDVERSADHDHDGDGPDHDHQHDDHGHAHDHHHHDHDRAHDHGHSHAEHDHAEHDHADDHDHAEGHDEAHVHAEGHGPHRSYLEVCEIVEDMGLPTAVERDALAIFELLGEAEAGVHGESLEDIHFHEVGADDAIADVVGTALLIDDLDPDRIVTTPIAAGRGTVSMSHGEYPVPSPAVVEIATRSDWSLRGGPVDAELLTPTGAAILGHYADAVESLPAIDLEASGYGAGGYDLDPHPNVLRVLVGDGSSELVKDDIAVLETNLDDTTPEVLGGLQETLSDVGARDVSIVPATMKKSRPGHLVKVICKPEDRERVARRLAEETGTLGVRDAGATHRWIAEREFETADIEVEGDRYEVTVKVATDADGDVYDVSAEYDDAAAVARDANAPVRTVLRRAEASLQSRE, from the coding sequence ATGAGAACGATCGCGTTCGACGGACGAATGGGGGCGAGCGGCGACATGATCCTCGCGGCGCTGGTGGACGCCGGCGCGGACCCGGACGTGCTGGACCCCGTGACCGACGCGCTCGACCTCGAGTACCGGACCAGCGAGACGGAAAAGAGCGGGATCGCCGCGACCGGGGTCGACGTCGTCCTGACGGACGTCGAGCGATCGGCCGACCACGATCACGACGGTGACGGCCCCGATCACGATCACCAGCACGATGATCACGGCCACGCGCACGATCATCACCACCACGACCACGATCGCGCGCACGATCACGGACATTCGCACGCGGAACACGATCACGCGGAACACGATCACGCGGACGACCACGATCACGCCGAAGGCCACGACGAGGCTCACGTCCACGCCGAGGGCCACGGCCCGCACCGGAGCTATCTCGAGGTCTGCGAGATCGTCGAGGACATGGGGCTCCCCACGGCGGTGGAACGGGACGCGCTCGCGATCTTCGAACTGCTCGGCGAGGCCGAAGCGGGCGTCCACGGCGAGTCCCTCGAGGACATCCACTTCCACGAGGTCGGCGCTGACGACGCGATCGCCGACGTCGTCGGGACCGCCCTGCTGATCGACGATCTCGACCCCGATCGGATCGTCACGACCCCGATCGCGGCCGGCCGTGGGACGGTCTCGATGAGTCACGGCGAGTACCCCGTCCCGTCGCCCGCGGTGGTCGAGATCGCGACTCGATCGGACTGGTCGCTCCGCGGCGGCCCCGTCGACGCGGAGTTGCTCACGCCGACGGGGGCCGCGATTCTCGGTCACTACGCCGACGCGGTCGAGTCGTTGCCCGCGATCGACCTCGAGGCGTCGGGCTACGGCGCGGGCGGCTACGATCTCGACCCGCACCCGAACGTGCTGCGGGTGCTGGTAGGCGATGGCAGCAGTGAACTCGTCAAAGACGACATCGCCGTGCTCGAAACCAACCTCGACGACACGACGCCAGAGGTGCTCGGCGGCCTGCAGGAGACGCTTTCGGACGTCGGTGCGCGGGACGTCTCGATCGTCCCGGCGACGATGAAGAAGTCGCGGCCCGGTCATCTGGTGAAGGTTATCTGTAAACCCGAAGATCGGGAGCGGGTGGCCCGGCGGCTGGCCGAGGAGACAGGGACGCTGGGGGTGCGGGACGCCGGTGCGACACATCGGTGGATTGCCGAGCGGGAGTTCGAGACGGCCGATATCGAGGTTGAGGGTGACCGGTACGAGGTGACGGTGAAGGTTGCGACCGATGCGGACGGCGACGTGTACGACGTGAGCGCGGAGTACGACGATGCGGCGGCGGTCGCCCGGGATGCGAACGCACCCGTCCGAACCGTTCTACGGCGGGCGGAAGCGTCCCTGCAGAGCCGGGAGTGA
- a CDS encoding polysaccharide lyase, protein MTDNHNYNRPEEGSQDWHIPLNENFDQIDTDVEIRDEESNIENYEPKAGAKFLALDTGVRYIGDGSSWNELGVSDPVADRLERIESRLDDLESGTSDEATGSEETDVNPKTRIPFDSQSSLDEFSNSYSMGNVSIVSNPAYENSACEIRIQEGGHEGASMHYLFDDQWGYEPEELHARYWLRFSDNWNSNWNGKLPGFGATDGETVARASGRPNGYDGWSARGSFYSTSGTSDPVDIGYYVYHPEQSSQYGDHVTAGANLERGTWYQIDQRVELNTPGENDGVLQLWIDEELYIDENSFRFRDTSDLKIESYWGHVYHGGSEPSPNDMAVYWDELSLDEAKLL, encoded by the coding sequence ATGACTGATAACCACAACTACAATAGGCCCGAAGAGGGCAGCCAGGACTGGCATATCCCGCTGAACGAGAACTTCGATCAGATCGACACCGACGTCGAAATTCGCGACGAGGAATCGAACATCGAGAACTACGAACCGAAGGCTGGAGCGAAATTCCTCGCCCTCGATACCGGCGTTCGGTATATCGGTGATGGATCGTCCTGGAACGAACTCGGAGTCTCGGACCCGGTTGCTGACCGGTTAGAGCGAATCGAATCGCGGCTCGACGATCTCGAATCGGGGACATCGGACGAGGCTACCGGGAGCGAAGAGACGGACGTCAATCCGAAAACGCGGATTCCCTTCGACAGTCAGTCGTCGCTCGACGAGTTCTCCAACTCGTACTCGATGGGGAACGTGTCGATCGTCTCGAACCCGGCGTACGAGAACAGCGCCTGCGAGATTCGAATCCAAGAAGGTGGACACGAAGGCGCGAGTATGCACTATCTCTTCGACGACCAGTGGGGGTACGAGCCGGAGGAGCTACACGCCCGGTACTGGCTGCGGTTCAGCGACAACTGGAACTCGAACTGGAACGGCAAACTCCCCGGTTTCGGGGCGACAGACGGTGAAACCGTCGCACGGGCCAGTGGACGACCGAACGGCTACGACGGATGGTCGGCGCGCGGGAGTTTCTACTCGACGTCCGGGACCTCCGATCCGGTCGATATCGGCTATTACGTCTATCATCCGGAACAGAGCAGCCAGTACGGCGATCACGTGACGGCCGGCGCGAACCTCGAGCGCGGAACCTGGTACCAGATTGATCAGCGCGTCGAACTGAATACGCCGGGTGAGAACGACGGCGTCCTCCAGCTCTGGATCGACGAGGAACTGTACATCGACGAGAATAGCTTCCGCTTCCGCGACACGTCGGATCTGAAGATCGAATCCTACTGGGGTCACGTCTACCACGGCGGCAGCGAACCCTCGCCGAACGACATGGCCGTCTACTGGGACGAGCTCTCCCTGGACGAAGCGAAGTTGCTCTAG
- a CDS encoding ABC transporter ATP-binding protein, translated as MSTDEPLVRVDDLEKYFWENDSILDRLLGDEPVPVRAVDGVSLEVYPGETLGLVGESGCGKSTAGETLLRLQESTGGRVEFDGEPVSELRGSDLEEFRRDAQIVFQDPFSSLDPRMTIEQIVRQPLDIHDVGTVEERRERVRELLERVGLSTDQLDRYPHEFSGGQRQRIGIARALALDPEFVVLDEPTSALDVSVQAQVLNLLDDLQDEFGLTYLLISHDLSVIRHVCDRVAVMYLGEIVEIGPVEEIFEDPSHPYTRALLESVPRAATGERDRERETLTGDVPSPRNPPSGCRFRTRCPMVIPPADLDIDQDLYRDLMTLRQRVEDRDISLETVGEDDQFEFDESEGVADADVSDFVAALQARLLDRDLPAPHDEIVADALAALAGGNWDDAERRLRAEYESICERESPDLGNGAHPVACHLYDGSIEGHDGADDYSSH; from the coding sequence ATGAGTACCGACGAGCCGCTCGTTCGCGTCGACGACCTCGAGAAGTACTTCTGGGAAAACGATTCGATTCTCGATCGACTGCTCGGCGACGAGCCAGTACCGGTCCGCGCCGTCGACGGGGTGAGCCTCGAGGTCTACCCCGGGGAGACGCTCGGACTCGTCGGCGAATCCGGCTGTGGCAAGTCGACGGCCGGCGAAACGCTGCTTCGATTGCAGGAGTCGACGGGCGGACGCGTCGAGTTCGACGGCGAACCCGTCTCCGAGTTGCGCGGGAGCGACCTCGAGGAGTTCCGCCGGGACGCCCAGATCGTCTTTCAGGATCCGTTCTCGAGTCTCGATCCCCGGATGACGATCGAGCAGATCGTCAGGCAGCCCCTCGACATTCACGACGTCGGTACGGTAGAGGAGCGTCGCGAGCGCGTCCGGGAGTTGTTAGAGCGCGTCGGCCTCTCGACGGACCAGCTCGATCGCTACCCACACGAGTTCTCCGGCGGCCAGCGCCAGCGGATCGGGATCGCCCGGGCGCTGGCGCTCGATCCCGAGTTCGTCGTGCTCGACGAGCCGACGTCCGCGCTCGACGTCTCGGTCCAGGCACAGGTGCTCAACCTCCTCGACGACCTGCAAGACGAGTTCGGACTCACCTACCTGCTGATCAGCCACGACCTCTCGGTGATCCGCCACGTCTGCGATCGCGTCGCCGTGATGTACCTCGGCGAAATCGTCGAGATCGGACCCGTCGAGGAAATTTTCGAGGATCCGTCCCACCCATATACGCGGGCACTGCTCGAGAGCGTGCCGCGAGCCGCGACCGGCGAACGCGACCGGGAGCGCGAGACACTCACCGGGGACGTGCCGTCGCCGCGGAATCCGCCGAGCGGCTGTCGGTTCCGGACGCGGTGTCCGATGGTGATTCCGCCGGCCGACCTCGACATCGACCAGGATCTGTATCGCGATCTGATGACGCTCCGCCAGCGCGTCGAGGACCGAGACATCTCCCTCGAGACGGTCGGGGAGGACGACCAGTTCGAGTTCGACGAGAGCGAGGGCGTGGCCGATGCCGACGTCTCCGACTTCGTCGCGGCGCTGCAAGCGCGACTGCTCGATCGGGACCTGCCGGCACCGCACGACGAAATCGTCGCGGACGCACTGGCGGCGCTCGCGGGCGGGAACTGGGACGACGCCGAGCGGCGCCTGCGGGCGGAGTACGAGAGCATCTGCGAACGCGAGTCCCCCGACCTCGGAAACGGGGCCCACCCGGTCGCGTGCCACCTCTACGACGGGTCGATCGAGGGCCACGACGGGGCCGACGATTATAGTAGCCACTGA
- a CDS encoding CDC48 family AAA ATPase → MNEVQLEVAKAYPNDSGRGIARLDPDTLLHLKLSPGDIIEIEGADTTAAKVWRADRQDWNTDTVRIDGFTRQNADVGIGERVTIRKAEATKANKLTLAPPEEASVQFGSDAAGMVKRQILKRPVVGRDIVPVMSSTNHPFMRSPGQAIPLIAVETEPEGVVLITEDTDVELREEPISGFEKTGGGITYEDIGGLQGEIQRVREMVELPMKHPQIFKKLGIEPPQGVLLHGPPGTGKTLLAKAVANETSASFFSIAGPEIISKYYGESEQQLREIFEDASEESPSIIFIDELDSIAPKREDVTGEVERRVVAQLLTMMDGLEARGQVIVIAATNRVDSVDPALRRPGRFDREIEIGVPDEVGREEILQIHTRGMPLSDDVDLGHLADETHGFVGADIESLTKEAAMKALRRYLPEIDLDEEDIPPSLIDRMIVKREDFRGALNEVEPSAMREVLVELPKISWDDVGGLHTAKDKVKESVEWPLNNPERFDRLGIDPPAGVLLYGPPGTGKTLMAKAVANETNANFISVRGPQLLSKWVGESEKAIRQTFRKARQVSPTVIFFDELDALAPGRGGDTGSNVSERVVNQLLTELDGLEEMENVMVIGATNRPDMIDPALLRSGRFDRLVMIGEPDMDGRERILDIHTQETPLAADVNLTEIAEITDGYVGSDLESIAREAAIEALREDHDADVVEMRHFRKAMENVRPTITDDILDYYERIEEEFQGGTSGPDPTGRRGSRIGFQ, encoded by the coding sequence ATGAACGAAGTCCAACTGGAGGTAGCGAAGGCATACCCGAACGACTCGGGTCGTGGTATCGCCCGACTCGACCCGGACACGCTGTTGCATCTGAAGCTGAGTCCGGGCGACATCATCGAGATCGAAGGTGCAGACACCACCGCCGCCAAGGTGTGGCGTGCGGATCGGCAAGACTGGAACACCGACACCGTTCGAATTGACGGATTCACCCGTCAGAACGCCGACGTCGGCATCGGTGAGCGGGTGACGATCCGCAAAGCGGAGGCGACGAAAGCCAACAAGCTGACCCTCGCACCGCCGGAGGAGGCGTCGGTCCAGTTCGGCTCCGACGCCGCCGGCATGGTCAAACGGCAGATCCTCAAACGGCCGGTCGTCGGGCGCGACATCGTCCCGGTCATGTCCTCGACGAACCATCCGTTCATGCGATCGCCGGGCCAGGCCATCCCGCTGATCGCCGTCGAGACGGAACCGGAGGGCGTCGTCCTCATCACCGAGGATACAGACGTCGAACTCCGGGAGGAACCGATCTCCGGCTTCGAGAAGACCGGGGGCGGGATCACCTACGAGGACATCGGCGGCCTCCAGGGCGAGATCCAGCGGGTCCGGGAGATGGTCGAACTCCCGATGAAGCACCCGCAGATCTTCAAGAAACTGGGGATCGAGCCGCCACAGGGCGTCCTGCTCCACGGCCCGCCGGGGACCGGGAAGACCCTGCTCGCGAAAGCGGTCGCCAACGAGACCTCCGCGAGTTTCTTCTCCATCGCGGGCCCGGAGATCATCTCGAAGTACTACGGCGAGTCCGAACAGCAGCTCAGGGAGATCTTCGAGGACGCGAGCGAGGAGTCGCCGTCGATCATCTTCATCGACGAACTCGACTCGATCGCACCGAAACGGGAGGACGTCACCGGCGAGGTCGAGCGCCGCGTCGTCGCCCAGTTGCTCACCATGATGGACGGCCTCGAGGCCCGCGGCCAGGTGATCGTCATCGCGGCGACGAACCGCGTCGACAGCGTCGACCCCGCACTGCGTCGCCCGGGCCGGTTCGATCGCGAGATCGAGATCGGCGTCCCGGACGAGGTCGGCCGCGAGGAGATCCTCCAGATCCACACCCGCGGCATGCCCCTCTCGGACGACGTCGACCTCGGCCACCTCGCCGACGAGACCCACGGCTTCGTCGGGGCCGACATCGAGAGCCTGACCAAGGAGGCGGCGATGAAGGCCCTCCGGCGCTACCTGCCGGAGATCGACTTAGACGAGGAGGACATCCCGCCGAGCCTGATCGATCGGATGATCGTCAAGCGGGAGGACTTCCGCGGTGCGCTGAACGAGGTCGAACCCTCCGCGATGCGGGAGGTCCTCGTCGAGTTGCCCAAGATCTCCTGGGACGACGTCGGCGGCCTCCACACGGCCAAGGACAAGGTCAAGGAGTCGGTCGAGTGGCCGCTGAACAATCCCGAGCGGTTCGATCGGCTCGGGATCGATCCGCCGGCGGGCGTCCTGCTCTACGGGCCGCCGGGGACCGGGAAGACCCTGATGGCCAAGGCGGTCGCCAACGAGACCAACGCCAACTTCATCTCGGTCCGCGGCCCGCAACTGCTCTCGAAGTGGGTCGGCGAGTCGGAGAAAGCGATCCGTCAGACTTTCCGCAAGGCCCGGCAGGTCTCCCCGACGGTGATCTTCTTCGACGAACTCGACGCGCTCGCACCCGGCCGCGGCGGTGACACCGGGTCGAACGTCTCCGAGCGGGTCGTCAACCAGCTGCTGACGGAACTCGACGGCCTCGAGGAGATGGAGAACGTGATGGTCATCGGCGCGACGAACCGCCCGGACATGATCGATCCCGCACTCCTGCGGTCGGGTCGGTTCGATCGGCTCGTCATGATCGGCGAACCGGACATGGACGGTCGGGAACGCATCCTCGACATCCACACCCAGGAGACGCCGCTGGCGGCCGACGTCAACCTGACCGAGATCGCCGAGATCACCGACGGCTACGTCGGTAGCGACCTCGAGTCGATCGCCCGCGAGGCCGCCATCGAGGCCCTGCGCGAGGACCACGACGCCGACGTCGTCGAGATGCGCCACTTCCGCAAGGCCATGGAGAACGTCCGGCCGACGATCACCGACGACATCCTCGACTACTACGAGCGGATCGAAGAGGAGTTCCAGGGCGGGACGAGCGGCCCGGATCCGACGGGTCGTCGCGGCAGTCGGATCGGCTTCCAGTAG